A stretch of the Nicotiana tabacum cultivar K326 chromosome 6, ASM71507v2, whole genome shotgun sequence genome encodes the following:
- the LOC142182021 gene encoding protein FAR1-RELATED SEQUENCE 2-like yields MNMNQDNMFDRVRDELYRSLGMTSYDNDDDEEPVGEYYGEDDDDEEQFLGNELELYDVDQEVGNDFTKEYVVVKDMEFFNSIDVDNIGRLRNVVWLHSHCKAAYKQFHDAICFDTTYLVNRYNMTCATFVGINHHRHPILLGCALMSHEDINSYKLIFRTWLEAMGNIYPDAIITDQCPSIKPVIAEVMPHTIHMYCICHIFSKLPLYLSGVRPSKIARGEFKSMVLDSITVEVFERKWTEYIAKYNLHTRNWLNKLYSEKEK; encoded by the exons ATGAATATGAACCAAGATAATATGTTTGATCGAGTTAGGGATGAGCTGTACAGATCTTTAGGGATGACATCATATGATA ATGATGATGACGAAGAACCTGTTGGAGAATATTATGGAGAAGATGACGATGATGAGGAGCAGTTTTTAGGAAATGAGTTAGAGTTATATGATGTTGATCAGGAAGTGGGGAATGATTTCACTAAAGAATATGTGGTT GTAAAGGATATGGAGTTTTTCAATTCAATAGACGTTGATAATATTGGTAGGCTGCGAAATGTGGTATGGTTGCATTCACACTGTAAGGCGGCATATAAGCAATTTCATGATGCGATATGCTTTGATACAACGTACCTTGTTAATCGATATAATATGACATGTGCTACATTTGTTGGCATCAATCACCATAGACATCCCATCTTACTGGGATGTGCTCTCATGTCTCATGAAGATATCAATAGTTACAAATTGATTTTTAGAACTTGGCTTGAGGCCATGGGAAATATTTATCCAGATGCTATCATAACTGACCAGTGTCCGAGCATTAAGCCAGTCATTGCTGAAGTGATGCCACATACAATACATATGTATTGTATTTgccatatattttcaaaattgcCTCTTTACTTAAGTGGTGTTCGTCCTTCTAAAATTGCACGTGGAGAATTCAAATCCATGGTCCTTGATAGCATTACTGTTGAAGTTTTTGAGAGAAAATGGACAGAATATATTGCAAAGTATAATTTGCATACAAGGAATTGGTTAAACAAGCTTTACTCTGAGAAGGAAAAATAG